The Thermus neutrinimicus genome includes a window with the following:
- the nuoF gene encoding NADH-quinone oxidoreductase subunit NuoF, protein MTGPIVSGRDPRFEKTLYAHVGQEGSWTLDYYLRHGGYETAKRVLREKTPEEVIEEVKRSGLRGRGGAGFPTGVKWGFMPKDGKQHYLICNADESEPGSFKDRYIMEDVPHLLLEGMILAGYAIRATVGYIYVRGEYRKAADRLEAAIREALARGYLGENLFGSGFSFHVHVHRGAGAYICGEETALMNSLEGLRANPRLKPPFPAQSGLWGKPTTINNVETLASVVPILERGADWFASMGTEGSKGMKLYQISGPVRRPGVYELPMGTTFRELIYDWAGGPLEPIQALIPGGSSTPPLPFTDEVLDTPMSYEHLQAKGSMLGTGGVILIPERVSMVDAMWNVTRFYAHESCGKCTPCREGVAGFMVNLFAKIGSGEGEEKDVENLEALLPLIEGRSFCPLADAAVWPVKGSLKHFKDQYLALVREKKPVPRVNLWR, encoded by the coding sequence ATGACCGGGCCCATCGTTTCCGGACGCGACCCCCGTTTTGAAAAAACCCTCTACGCCCACGTGGGCCAGGAGGGAAGCTGGACCCTGGACTATTACCTGAGGCACGGGGGGTACGAGACCGCCAAGCGGGTTCTAAGGGAGAAGACCCCGGAGGAGGTCATCGAGGAGGTGAAGCGCTCGGGGCTCAGGGGCCGGGGCGGGGCGGGCTTTCCCACGGGGGTGAAGTGGGGCTTCATGCCCAAGGATGGGAAGCAACACTACCTGATCTGCAACGCCGACGAGTCCGAGCCGGGCAGCTTTAAGGACCGCTACATCATGGAGGACGTGCCCCACCTCCTCCTCGAGGGCATGATCCTGGCGGGCTACGCCATAAGGGCCACGGTGGGGTACATCTACGTGCGGGGGGAGTACCGCAAGGCCGCGGACCGCCTCGAGGCCGCCATCCGGGAGGCCCTCGCCCGAGGCTACCTGGGGGAGAACCTCTTCGGCAGCGGCTTCTCCTTCCACGTGCACGTGCACCGGGGGGCCGGAGCCTACATCTGCGGGGAAGAAACCGCCCTCATGAACTCCCTGGAGGGCTTAAGGGCCAACCCCCGCCTGAAGCCGCCCTTCCCCGCCCAGTCCGGCCTCTGGGGCAAGCCCACCACCATCAACAACGTGGAAACCCTGGCCTCGGTGGTGCCCATCCTGGAGCGGGGCGCGGACTGGTTCGCCAGCATGGGCACCGAGGGGTCCAAGGGGATGAAGCTCTACCAGATCTCCGGCCCCGTGAGGCGGCCCGGGGTTTATGAGCTCCCCATGGGCACCACCTTCCGGGAACTCATCTACGATTGGGCGGGAGGACCTCTGGAACCCATCCAAGCCCTCATCCCCGGCGGCTCCTCCACCCCGCCCTTGCCCTTCACCGATGAGGTCCTGGACACCCCCATGAGCTACGAGCACCTGCAGGCCAAGGGCTCCATGCTGGGCACGGGAGGGGTAATCCTCATCCCGGAAAGGGTCAGCATGGTGGACGCCATGTGGAACGTGACCCGCTTCTACGCCCACGAGTCCTGCGGCAAGTGCACTCCCTGCCGGGAGGGAGTAGCGGGCTTCATGGTGAACCTCTTCGCCAAGATCGGCTCCGGGGAAGGGGAGGAGAAGGACGTGGAGAACCTGGAGGCCCTTCTGCCCCTCATCGAGGGCCGGAGCTTCTGCCCCCTGGCGGATGCGGCGGTATGGCCGGTGAAAGGCTCCTTGAAGCACTTTAAGGACCAGTACCTGGCCCTGGTGCGGGAAAAGAAGCCCGTGCCCAGGGTGAACCTCTGGAGGTGA
- the nuoE gene encoding NADH-quinone oxidoreductase subunit NuoE produces MGFFDDKQDFLEETFAKYPPEGRRSAIMPLLRRVQQEEGWIRPERVEEIARLVGTTATEVLGVASFYSYYQFVPTGRYHLQVCATLSCKLAGADELWDYLTETLGIGPGEVTPDGLFSVQKVECLGSCHTAPVVQVNDEPYVECVTRARLEALLEGLKAGKRLEEIQLPGKCGHHVHEVEV; encoded by the coding sequence ATGGGGTTCTTTGACGACAAGCAGGACTTCCTGGAGGAAACCTTCGCCAAGTATCCACCGGAGGGGCGACGCTCCGCCATCATGCCCCTCTTGAGGCGGGTGCAACAAGAGGAGGGCTGGATCCGTCCCGAACGCGTGGAGGAGATTGCCCGCCTGGTGGGCACCACGGCCACGGAGGTCCTGGGGGTGGCAAGCTTCTACTCCTACTACCAGTTCGTGCCCACGGGGCGTTACCACCTTCAGGTGTGCGCCACCTTGAGCTGCAAGCTAGCCGGGGCCGACGAGCTTTGGGATTACCTCACGGAAACCCTGGGCATCGGCCCGGGGGAGGTGACCCCGGATGGCCTTTTCAGCGTGCAGAAGGTGGAGTGCCTGGGAAGCTGCCACACGGCCCCTGTGGTGCAGGTGAACGACGAACCCTACGTGGAGTGCGTGACCCGGGCGAGGCTTGAGGCGCTCCTGGAAGGCCTTAAGGCGGGCAAGCGCCTCGAGGAGATCCAGCTTCCCGGCAAATGCGGGCACCACGTGCACGAGGTGGAGGTATGA
- the nuoD gene encoding NADH dehydrogenase (quinone) subunit D produces MKDYLDLDPRVAEEPKELRTEVMTLNVGPQHPSTHGVLRVVVTLSGEEVLDLVPHIGYLHTGFEKNMENRTYTQVITYTPRMDYLHSFAHDLAYALAVEKLVGAVVPPRAETIRIILNELSRLASHLVFLGTGLLDLGALTPFFYAFRERETILDLFEWVTGQRFHHNYIRIGGVKEDLPEEFVPELKKLLQVLPHRIDEYEALFAESPIFHERARGVGVIPPEVAIHLGLTGGSLRASGVNYDVRKAYPYAGYDTYRFDVPLGEHGDVFDRMLIRIREMRESVRIIQQALERLEPGPVRDPNPQITPPPRHLLETSMEAVIYHFKHYTEGFHPPKGEVYVPTESARGELGYYIVSDGGSMPYRVKVRAPSFVNLQSLPYACKGEQVADMVAIIASLDPVMGDVDR; encoded by the coding sequence ATGAAGGACTATCTGGACCTAGACCCAAGGGTGGCGGAGGAGCCCAAGGAGCTCCGCACGGAGGTGATGACCCTCAACGTGGGGCCCCAGCACCCCTCCACCCACGGGGTGTTGCGGGTGGTGGTGACCCTGTCGGGCGAAGAGGTCCTGGACCTCGTCCCCCACATCGGCTACCTCCACACCGGGTTTGAGAAGAACATGGAGAACCGGACGTATACGCAGGTGATCACGTATACGCCCCGGATGGACTACCTCCACTCCTTCGCCCACGACCTGGCCTATGCCCTGGCGGTGGAGAAGCTGGTGGGGGCGGTGGTGCCCCCAAGGGCCGAGACCATCCGCATCATCTTGAACGAGCTTTCCCGTCTGGCCAGCCACCTGGTCTTCCTGGGCACCGGGCTTTTGGATCTGGGGGCCCTTACCCCCTTCTTCTACGCCTTCCGCGAGCGGGAAACCATCCTGGACCTCTTCGAGTGGGTTACGGGCCAGCGCTTCCATCACAACTACATCCGTATCGGTGGGGTTAAGGAGGATCTTCCCGAGGAGTTCGTACCCGAGCTTAAAAAGCTTTTGCAGGTGCTGCCCCACCGCATCGACGAGTACGAGGCCCTCTTTGCGGAAAGCCCCATCTTCCACGAAAGGGCCCGGGGCGTGGGGGTCATTCCCCCCGAGGTGGCCATCCACCTGGGCCTCACCGGGGGCTCCCTGAGGGCCAGTGGGGTCAACTACGACGTGCGCAAGGCCTACCCCTATGCGGGCTACGACACCTACCGCTTTGACGTGCCCCTGGGGGAACATGGGGACGTGTTCGACCGCATGCTCATCCGCATCCGGGAGATGCGGGAGTCGGTGAGGATCATCCAGCAGGCCCTGGAGAGGCTGGAGCCAGGGCCGGTGCGGGACCCCAACCCCCAGATCACCCCGCCTCCCAGACATCTTTTGGAAACCTCCATGGAGGCGGTCATCTACCACTTCAAGCACTACACCGAGGGCTTCCATCCCCCCAAGGGGGAGGTGTACGTGCCCACGGAATCCGCCCGGGGTGAGCTGGGCTACTATATCGTCTCCGACGGGGGAAGCATGCCCTACCGGGTCAAGGTGCGGGCCCCGAGCTTCGTGAACCTGCAAAGCCTCCCCTACGCCTGCAAGGGGGAACAGGTGGCCGACATGGTGGCCATCATCGCCAGCTTGGACCCGGTGATGGGGGATGTGGACCGATAG
- a CDS encoding NADH-quinone oxidoreductase subunit C, with protein sequence MRLNRVLEEARAKGYALEDNGLGNLWVVIPREAFKEEMAHYKALGFNYLADIVGLDYLEYPDPRPERFAVVYELVSLPGWQDGDGSRFFVRVYVPEKDPRLSSVTDLWGSANFLEREVYDLFGIVFEGHPDLRKILTPEDLEGHPLRKDFPLGETPTLFREGRFIVPSEFRAALTGKNPGLTMYRGGSRKGYRALWADLMKAKEVK encoded by the coding sequence ATGCGGCTCAATAGGGTGCTGGAAGAAGCCCGGGCCAAGGGTTACGCCCTGGAGGACAACGGCCTTGGCAACCTCTGGGTGGTGATACCCCGGGAGGCCTTCAAGGAGGAGATGGCCCACTACAAGGCCCTGGGGTTTAACTACCTGGCGGACATCGTGGGCCTGGACTACCTGGAATATCCTGATCCCCGCCCGGAGCGCTTCGCCGTGGTCTACGAGCTGGTCTCCCTTCCCGGGTGGCAGGATGGGGACGGCAGCCGGTTTTTCGTGAGGGTCTACGTGCCGGAGAAGGACCCCAGGCTTTCCAGCGTCACCGACCTTTGGGGAAGCGCCAACTTCCTGGAGAGGGAGGTTTACGACCTCTTTGGGATCGTCTTTGAGGGCCACCCGGATCTGCGCAAGATCCTGACCCCGGAGGACCTCGAGGGCCACCCCCTGCGCAAGGACTTCCCCCTTGGGGAAACCCCCACCCTCTTCCGCGAGGGGCGCTTCATCGTGCCCAGCGAGTTCCGGGCCGCCTTAACCGGCAAAAACCCCGGCCTCACCATGTACCGGGGCGGTAGCCGCAAGGGGTACCGGGCCCTGTGGGCCGACCTCATGAAGGCCAAGGAGGTCAAATGA
- a CDS encoding NuoB/complex I 20 kDa subunit family protein → MALKDLFERDVQELEREGILFTTLEKLVAWGRSNSLWPATFGLACCAIEMMASTDARNDLARFGSEVFRASPRQADVMIVAGRLSKKMAPVMRRVWEQMPDPKWVISMGACASSGGMFNNYAIVQNVDSVVPVDVYVPGCPPRPEALIYAVMQLQKKVRGQAVNERGERLPPVAAWKRTRG, encoded by the coding sequence GTGGCACTGAAGGACCTCTTTGAGCGGGATGTACAGGAGCTGGAGCGGGAGGGCATCCTCTTCACCACCCTGGAGAAGCTGGTGGCCTGGGGGCGCTCCAACTCCCTATGGCCCGCCACCTTTGGCCTGGCCTGTTGCGCCATCGAGATGATGGCCTCCACCGACGCCAGAAACGACCTGGCCCGTTTCGGGAGCGAGGTCTTCCGGGCAAGCCCCCGCCAGGCGGACGTGATGATCGTGGCGGGCCGGCTCTCCAAAAAGATGGCCCCGGTCATGCGGCGGGTCTGGGAGCAGATGCCCGACCCCAAGTGGGTGATCTCCATGGGGGCCTGCGCCAGCTCGGGGGGCATGTTCAACAACTACGCCATCGTGCAGAACGTGGACTCGGTGGTGCCGGTGGACGTGTACGTACCCGGCTGCCCCCCACGCCCCGAGGCCCTCATCTACGCGGTGATGCAACTACAGAAAAAGGTGCGGGGCCAGGCGGTCAACGAACGGGGCGAGAGGCTTCCCCCTGTGGCTGCCTGGAAGCGCACCAGGGGGTGA
- a CDS encoding NADH-quinone oxidoreductase subunit A, protein MAPIAEYVSILIYLGVALFIGVAALVVGALLGPKKPGKAKLMPYESGNDPAGEVKRFPVHFYVVAMLFILFDVEVAFLWPYAVSAGTLGLYGFLGVAGFTLLLFVGFLYEWWKGVMRWH, encoded by the coding sequence TTGGCGCCGATCGCGGAGTACGTGAGCATCCTGATCTACCTGGGGGTGGCCCTTTTCATCGGGGTGGCGGCCCTGGTGGTGGGGGCCCTCCTGGGTCCCAAGAAACCGGGGAAGGCCAAGCTAATGCCCTACGAGTCGGGGAACGACCCAGCGGGGGAGGTCAAGCGCTTTCCCGTCCACTTCTACGTGGTAGCCATGCTCTTCATCCTCTTTGACGTGGAGGTGGCCTTCCTCTGGCCCTATGCGGTGAGCGCAGGCACCCTCGGCCTGTACGGCTTCTTGGGCGTGGCAGGCTTCACCCTGCTCCTCTTCGTGGGCTTCCTCTACGAGTGGTGGAAGGGGGTGATGCGGTGGCACTGA
- the rsmA gene encoding 16S rRNA (adenine(1518)-N(6)/adenine(1519)-N(6))-dimethyltransferase RsmA — MLNRLTSPKGIRELLMRHGLFADKRLGQNFLASEAHLRRIVEAAKPFTGPVYEVGPGLGVLTRALAEAGAQVTAIEKDQRLKPVLEETLKGLPVKLIFADALAFPWEEVPEGSLLVANLPYNIATPLVTRLLQTGRFARLVFLVQKEVAERMVARPNTPSYGLLSLRVAYHARAEKLFDLPPGAFFPPPKVVSSLVRLTPRKVPDDPALFQLLEAAFSQRRKTLKNTLTAAGYPKEKVEEALKNLGLPREIRAEALDLYHFQRLKHLLYTWGVGCP, encoded by the coding sequence ATGCTTAACCGCCTCACCTCCCCCAAGGGCATTAGGGAACTCCTGATGCGCCACGGGCTTTTCGCCGACAAGCGCCTGGGGCAAAACTTCCTGGCCTCGGAAGCCCATCTAAGGCGCATCGTGGAGGCGGCCAAACCCTTTACCGGCCCCGTCTACGAGGTGGGGCCCGGCCTTGGGGTTCTTACCCGGGCCCTGGCGGAGGCGGGAGCCCAGGTGACGGCCATTGAAAAGGACCAACGGCTAAAGCCCGTGCTGGAGGAAACCCTAAAGGGCCTTCCCGTTAAGCTGATCTTTGCCGACGCCCTGGCGTTCCCTTGGGAAGAGGTGCCTGAGGGAAGCCTTCTGGTGGCCAATCTCCCCTACAACATCGCCACCCCCTTGGTCACCCGCCTCCTGCAGACGGGCCGGTTTGCCCGCCTGGTCTTTCTGGTGCAGAAGGAGGTGGCCGAACGCATGGTGGCCCGGCCCAATACCCCTTCCTACGGCCTCCTCTCCCTGCGGGTGGCCTACCACGCCCGGGCGGAGAAGCTCTTCGACCTGCCCCCTGGGGCCTTCTTTCCCCCTCCCAAGGTGGTGAGCAGCCTGGTGCGCCTCACCCCCCGGAAGGTGCCGGACGACCCTGCCCTTTTTCAGCTCCTCGAGGCTGCCTTTTCCCAGCGGCGCAAGACCCTGAAAAACACCCTCACCGCCGCCGGATACCCCAAGGAGAAGGTGGAGGAAGCGCTGAAAAACCTAGGCCTACCGAGGGAAATCCGGGCAGAGGCTTTGGATCTATACCATTTCCAGAGGCTGAAGCACCTCCTTTACACCTGGGGTGTAGGTTGTCCTTAA
- a CDS encoding metallophosphoesterase produces MRIVAIGDLHANFPTLWRILKAEGLADPGLRPTEALLSGKTHLVLLGDLVHPKTPGDYGRLTGLNPYNPLDPHHLRLAAGAQIRELFRLKAFQEAAQGQVTILLGNHDEAVLKGEPILGNQHLRHLEFHPEHGGRPLPETLRAWMRGFPREVVFQGVHFAHVGPVPWLQEYDDLFYAQSEPKTWWFRTPDYVERMGYRFGVYGHVPMKEGILLKERFALIDALDLGEYLEIFPQEEPLHPQVKRLNHA; encoded by the coding sequence ATGAGAATCGTCGCCATCGGGGACCTCCACGCCAACTTCCCCACCCTTTGGCGCATCCTGAAGGCAGAGGGCCTGGCGGATCCTGGGCTTAGGCCCACGGAAGCGCTCCTTTCGGGAAAAACCCACCTGGTCCTCCTGGGGGACCTGGTCCACCCCAAGACCCCGGGGGACTACGGGCGCCTGACGGGGCTTAACCCCTATAACCCCCTGGACCCACACCACCTGCGCCTGGCAGCCGGGGCACAAATCCGGGAGCTCTTCCGGCTAAAGGCCTTTCAGGAGGCAGCCCAGGGGCAGGTGACCATCCTCCTGGGGAACCACGACGAGGCGGTGCTCAAAGGGGAGCCCATCCTGGGAAACCAGCACCTCAGGCACCTGGAGTTCCATCCCGAGCACGGGGGGCGCCCCCTTCCCGAGACCCTGAGGGCCTGGATGAGGGGCTTCCCCCGGGAGGTGGTCTTCCAGGGGGTGCACTTCGCCCATGTGGGCCCCGTGCCCTGGTTGCAGGAATACGACGATCTTTTCTACGCCCAAAGCGAGCCCAAAACCTGGTGGTTCCGCACCCCCGACTACGTAGAGCGGATGGGCTACCGCTTTGGCGTGTACGGCCACGTGCCCATGAAGGAGGGCATCCTCCTAAAGGAGCGCTTCGCCCTCATCGACGCCCTGGACCTGGGGGAGTACCTGGAGATTTTCCCACAGGAAGAGCCCTTGCACCCCCAGGTGAAGCGCCTAAACCATGCTTAA
- a CDS encoding Rad52/Rad22 family DNA repair protein, with the protein MDEVWQKLAEPFPPGEVQWRIEALSRDRKRALVVPYVDARTVLDRLDRVVGPEGWQDAYEVLADAERTVKDERGERRERLVEVKCRLTVLGVTKEDVGEGDSLKAAFSDALKRAAVKFGVGRYLYRLEKQWVDYDPEKGRFTPPRLPEPTGEETPPEEEKPEAHRLIDQLLERLKEKGLGKEAARIVTKYAGYGKTPEETKRLYGELRALLKG; encoded by the coding sequence ATGGACGAAGTCTGGCAAAAGCTGGCCGAGCCCTTTCCCCCAGGGGAGGTACAGTGGCGCATCGAAGCCCTCTCCCGGGACAGAAAGCGGGCCCTGGTGGTCCCCTACGTGGACGCCCGCACCGTTTTGGACCGCCTGGACCGGGTGGTGGGCCCGGAGGGGTGGCAGGACGCCTACGAGGTGCTGGCCGACGCCGAGCGCACGGTGAAGGACGAGCGGGGGGAGCGCCGGGAACGCCTGGTGGAGGTGAAGTGCCGCCTCACGGTCCTGGGGGTGACCAAGGAGGACGTGGGGGAGGGGGATTCCCTGAAAGCCGCCTTCTCCGATGCCCTGAAGCGGGCTGCGGTGAAGTTCGGGGTGGGCCGGTACCTCTACCGCCTCGAGAAGCAGTGGGTGGATTACGACCCGGAAAAGGGGCGCTTCACCCCGCCTAGGCTCCCCGAACCCACGGGGGAGGAAACCCCACCCGAAGAGGAAAAGCCCGAGGCCCACCGGCTCATCGACCAGCTTCTGGAAAGGCTTAAGGAAAAGGGCCTGGGCAAGGAGGCCGCCCGGATCGTCACCAAGTACGCCGGTTACGGCAAGACCCCCGAGGAAACCAAGCGGCTTTACGGGGAGCTCAGGGCTCTACTCAAGGGATGA